One genomic segment of Synechocystis sp. LKSZ1 includes these proteins:
- a CDS encoding DUF29 domain-containing protein: MKLKTKGVLYETDFALWIEETLALLNARNFAQLDLEHLMEEIEALGISQRKAVASFLVRLFEHLLKRCYVNLPDCYRGWEIEIRNFRRELKRELKYSPSLQRFMLDIWPESYQEALGAMQEDYPETAFPQACPWPLDSEVLLNQAFWQDIEA, encoded by the coding sequence ATGAAGCTAAAAACTAAAGGCGTACTCTATGAGACCGATTTTGCCTTGTGGATAGAAGAAACCTTAGCGTTATTAAATGCCCGTAACTTTGCCCAACTGGATCTAGAACATCTGATGGAGGAAATTGAAGCCTTGGGAATCAGCCAACGGAAAGCCGTTGCTAGTTTTCTCGTGCGTCTATTCGAGCATTTACTCAAACGATGCTATGTCAATTTGCCCGACTGCTATCGGGGTTGGGAAATCGAAATTCGTAACTTTCGTCGAGAACTGAAACGAGAGTTGAAATACTCCCCCAGTCTCCAACGCTTTATGTTGGACATTTGGCCCGAATCCTACCAAGAGGCCCTTGGGGCCATGCAAGAAGACTATCCTGAAACGGCTTTTCCCCAAGCTTGTCCCTGGCCCCTCGATAGCGAAGTCCTACTGAATCAGGCGTTTTGGCAAGATATTGAGGCCTAA